The Harpia harpyja isolate bHarHar1 chromosome 10, bHarHar1 primary haplotype, whole genome shotgun sequence genome includes a region encoding these proteins:
- the PDCD4 gene encoding programmed cell death protein 4: MEVEKEHIYITPTELENLSDAPFSGDEENGGSEERKTEINGNWIPATSITEAKINAKAKRRLRKNSSRDSGRGDSVSDNGETLKIGVVPTSPKGRLLDRRSRSGKGRGLPKKGGAGGKGVWGTPGQVYDVEEVDIKDPNYDDDQENCVYETVVLPLDERAFEKTLTPIIQEYFEHGDTNEVSEMLKDLNLGEMKYSVPVLAVSLALEGKASHREMTSKLISDLCGTVVSKTDVEKSFDRLLKELPELVLDSPRAPQLVGQFIARAVGDGILSSTYIDGYKGTVDCVQARAALDRATVLLSMTKGGKRIDNVWGSGGGQQSVKHLVKEIDMLLKEYLLSGDVLEAERCLQELEVPHFHHELVYEAIVMVLESTGEKTFKMILDLFKSLWRSSVITMDQMKRGYERVYCEIPDINLDVPHSYSVLERFVEECFQAGIISKPLRDLCPSRGRKRFVSEGDGGRLKLESY; the protein is encoded by the exons AACTTGAGAATCTAAGTGATGCTCCATTTTCCGGTGATGAAGAAAATGGTGGGTCTGAGGAACGAAagactgaaatcaatggaaattgGATTCCTGCAACTTCAATTACTGAAGCCAAAATAAATGCTAAAGCAAAGAGACGTTTGAGGAAAAATTCTTCTAGAGATTCTGGGAGAGGAGACTCGGTTAGTGACAATGGAGAGACACTGAAGATTGGAGTTGTACCAACAAGCCCAAAGGGGAGACTCCTGGACAGGCGATCCCGGTCTGGAAAGGGAAGAGGTCTACCAAAGAAAG GTGGAGCAGGTGGTAAAGGAGTTTGGGGAACACCAGGTCAAGTGTATGATGTAGAAGAAGTAGATATTAAGGATCCTAATTACGATGATGACCAG GAGAACTGTGTCTATGAAACAGTAGTTTTACCTCTGGATGAAAGAGCATTTGAAAAAACTTTAACACCAATCATACAGGAGTATTTTGAACATGGAGATACTAACGAAGTTTCG GAGATGCTGAAGGATTTAAACCTTGGTGAAATGAAATACAGTGTGCCAGTGCTGGCTGTTTCCTTGGCATTAGAGGGGAAGGCTAGTCATCGGGAAATGACATCTAAGCTTATTTCTGACCTTTGCGGGACAGTAGTAAGCAAAACTGATGTGGAAAAATCCTTTGATAGACTGCTTAAAGAACTACCTGAATTGGTGTTGGATTCTCCCAGGGCGCCACAG TTGGTGGGCCAGTTTATTGCTAGAGCTGTTGGAGATGGGATTTTAAGCAGTACCTACATAGATGGCTACAAAGGCACTGTGGATTGTGTCCAAGCTCG AGCTGCGCTGGACCGAGCTACTGTGTTGCTGAGTATGACAAAGGGTGGAAAGCGTATAGACAACGTGTGGGGATCGGGAGGTGGCCAACAGTCTGTGAAACACCTTGTTAAAGAG ATTGATATGTTGCTGAAAGAGTATTTGCTTTCCGGAGATGTACTAGAAGCTGAACGTTGCCTTCAGGAACTGGAAGTACCTCATTTTCACCATGAACTTGTATATGAA GCCATTGTGATGGTTTTGGAGTCAACTGGAGAAAAGACCTTCAAAATGATACTGGATTTGTTCAAGTCTCTCTGGAGGTCTTCTGTCATTACTATGGACCAAATGAAAAGA GGCTATGAACGAGTTTACTGTGAAATCCCAGATATTAACCTGGATGTGCCACACTCCTATTCTGTGCTTGAGCGGTTTGTAGAGGAATGCTTTCAGGCTGGAATAATCTCCAAACCACTGAGAGACCTCTGCCCTTCAAG GGGCAGAAAGCGTTTTGTGAGTGAAGGAGATGGAGGTCGTCTTAAGCTAGAAAGCTACTGA
- the BBIP1 gene encoding BBSome-interacting protein 1, with the protein MPEGKAAFREVLPKQGQLSVEDAAAMVLCKPKVLPLKSVSLEKLEKLQRAALEAARPPEGAPPTRP; encoded by the exons ATGCCGGAGGGGAAGGCAGCGTTCCGGGAGGTGCTGCCCAAGCAAG GGCAGCTGTCGGTGGAGGACGCGGCCGCCATGGTGCTGTGCAAGCCCAAGGTGCTGCCCCTCAAGTCGGTGTCGCTGGAGAAGCTGGAGAAGCTGCAGCGGGCGGCGCTGGAGGCGGCGCGGCCGCCCGAGGGGGCACCGCCGACCCGGCCCtag